Sequence from the Desulfotomaculum sp. genome:
AAAGTCAAATCCTTTGGTTTCTTCCGGGCTTAAAAAACCCTTCAGCCTGTCGTTTTTAAAAACAGCCAGGCCTTCTATGCCGGGGACGGGTTCCTGCAGCGCCCTGCTTTGCGCTCCCGCAACCAGATCCTTTTTCACCAGAGTGATTGACGGCGTTGCCGGATTGCTGCCGCTCCTGTACATATCCCGGAGAAAGGGGACAATTTCCACGCCTATCCCGTTGATAGTCATCAGCTTGTCTATGGTTTGCGAATTGGTCCTTTCCAGTACCGGTCTGCCTTTTTCAAAGATTTCCCGCGCGTCCCCTTTAGAGATCAATGCCCAAGAAGCCTCTCTGGGCTGAAAATTACGGTAAAGAAAATTTAGCACTTCGCGTAAACCCTGCTCGGCTGCAGTTTTTCCGAAAATGATTACAAGGTTGTGCCCCCAGAAGATTGTCCGGGAAACCCGCTCGCTAATTTTGCTCTGGGCTTCGGGAATAGTTCTTCCTTTCTCGCTGACTACGTAGTAAGTACCCGTACCGGCGGAGGAACCCACTGCCCCGCCGCTTAACGGGCAGATGCCGGAGGGGATGGCCATCTCCAGGGTCAAAATTACATCACCGTCAGGCGCCTTGTCGATGCCGCAGCCAAGGACGGTGGCTATGGAATTGAGTTCTTTTAAATCCCAACACCCGCCGGTAAAAAGCAGGGCAAACAGCAGAAGACAGATAATTAACTTCTTCATGACTTGCTCCCTTTCCCGGTAACCATAGCCCAGAGAAGAAAGATAAAAGGGCCTAAGAAAAGGTATCCCAACCCGTACGGCCCGCTCCAGACGTAACCCGCAAAATTATAAAGGTGCACCATACTGGGGTGCAGCAAAAGAGAAAAGCAGATCAACAATATGCCGAACGGTATGACAAGGCTCTGGTAGTCTTTCATCCCGATCAGCTGTGCAGCGCCCAGGGAGACTGTCCACTGGTAAAGGGCAATCTTTATAATTGAACCGGCAATCCAGACGACCATGATTAAAAGTTCCGTCCTTTCCAGAAAACCGGCCAGGTGGATCATCCTCGCTCCGTACAGGACGGGCGCCAGAGTATGGGCCGACAGGCTGGGACCGAGGATGGCCATTATTCCGAAGGCAATCAGTTCAAATACAAAAAAGCTGATCAGAAGGCTTTTTGAGCATGTCCAAAGGACTCCCCTGGACTTGTCCAGGAAAGGGAGCAGGACGGAAATTTCTATTACTTGGACAAACCAGAACATGGGCGCCAGGGACCCTTTAACAACAGGGACTATCCCGTTTTCAAAAACAGGGGTTAAATTGACCAGGTTCATTTCGCTGGCAGACAGTATAAACAGGATAACAACTATACCAATAATAAAGGGGATTATCATTAGGGAAACCCGGCCTATGTTCTCTATCCTGTTATGCGCGATGTAAGTACTCAGGAGGGCAAAAACTATAATAAAGGCAACAATGGGAGTTCTGGGCATGAAACCGGCGGTTATCAAACCGGAAATCTCGCGCAGGGCGTCGCAGGCAAAGTTAAACCATCCCCAGATATAATAAGCCGCCACAATCAATCCGAAATAACGGCCGAAGATGATCAGAAACACCTGGAAGAGCGTTTTCCCGGGAAAGCGGCTGCTTAAGGTTACCCAGAGCCAGGCGCTTAAAAGCCCCCCGGCAAGCGCAATTATATTTGACATCCAGGCGTCCTGCCGGGCAAGCAGGAATGTTGCGGAAGGGGCGAAAAGGAGGCCTTCGGAGATGAAGTTGATTATCAGAAGCGCCAGTGCCTGCCTTTGGTCAATTACTTCTGTTTTCATCTTCTAAGATTCCTCCCGGCTGGGCGGGCTGGACGGGGGCTGCGGTTTCTGGCCGGGGGCCTCCCGCTGCAGATTGCCGGTTAAAAGGTAGGGCCTTTTCCGCATAGCCCACCAGGGGACGCGGATAATTGTATCCTGCTGCGCGTTAACGCTCAGGGGCGCAACCGGGTACAGGTAAGGCACTCCGAATGAGCGCAGGCTGGTCAGGTGGAAGATCATCAGTAAAATCATGATCACGAGACCGGGCAGACCCAGTATCGAAGCGCTGATGAACATAGGAAAGCGGATCAGCCGAAAGATAATCGTCGACGAGTACAGGAAAGAGAAGGAAGCAATCGCGGCGATCGCGATGATGATCACCGTTGCCGCAGACACTATTCCCGCACGCACGCTAGCCTCGCCGAGCACGACGGCGCCTACTATGCTTACCGTCTGGCCCAGGGGCTGGGGCATGCGCAGGCCGGCCTCGCGCAGGATTTCAAAAGTCACTTCCATTAAAAAGACTTCCACAAACAGGGGAAAGGGCACCGCCTCCCTCTGGGCTGTAAAGCTTAGCAGAAGCGAAGTGGGTATCAATTCGGGATGGTATGTTGAAAGCGCGATATACAAAGCGGAACCTGAGATGCTCAGGAAAAAGTTGAAAAGGCGCAGGATTCTCACCACACTGGAAAATATGTAGCGCTGGTAGTAGTCTTCGGTGTTCTGGAAGTATTCAATAAAAAGAGCCGGGACGGTCATTATCGAGGGAGTGCCGTCAAGGATAATGGCCACGCGTCCTTCCATCAGCTTGGCGGCGACCTTGTCCACCCGGTCGCTGTGAAAGACAGTCGGAAAGGGGCTGTAGGGGCTGTCTTCGATAAATTCCTCGATCTGTCCTCCTTCCAGCGCCCCGTCGATGTCAATCCTGGACAACCTTTTTTTAACCTCATCAACAATGTCCGGATCGACTATGCCCTCAATGTAGGCTACGGCCAGATCGGTTCTGTTTACTCTCCCTATTTTGGATGTTTCGACTTTTAAGGCAGGGTTTTTGATTCTCCGCCGCAGGAGCGAGGTGTTGGTAAAAAGGTCCTCTACGAAAGACTCACGTGAGCCGCGTACAGAGCGGTCCCAGGGTGAATCGGTGATATCCCTGGTTTTATAACCCCTGGTATCCAAGATCAGGGCTTTTGAAGAGCCTTCCACAAGCAGGACGGCTTCTCCGGAAAGAAGATGATCAACAATAGTTTCCACCTGGGCCGTTTCTTCAGTTTCAGTAACAGCGGCGCCGCTGTTCTTAATATATTCAAAAGCTTGTTCGATAGTAATCTTGTCGCCGGCTGCCGGTTCCCCGAATTTTGTTTTCAGCGGGATCAGGATCTCCCGGCTCAGGCGTTCGCTGCTGGAGAGCGCGTCCACGCAAATGAGGGCAAGGCGGATTTCCCTGTTTTGCCCCAGGTTAAATTCGTGAAAAATGACGTCGTCGCAGTTCTTAAAAACCGCCTTGAGCGAAGGGATATCTTTTTGCAGAGAACCTGTCAGGGACAGGTTCAGCCAGTCCGGCTGCATGACGGAGGAACTGATCTCCGGCAGCGGCTCTTGGTGCGCCAGGTTTTGCGCGCTGTTCCGCCCGAGATTACTCAGACCGCCGGTGCTTTGCTGCGCTGTATTTTTTGGGTTACCTTTTTTGGAGGACCGGCTTTTCCAGCGGATTCTGAACAAGGTATATTCCTTTCTGATAAAGAAATGCCTGTTCAGCTAGTATTTGTATTTTATGCCGGAATATGTAGTTTAAGAGAAGTTAAAGAAGTAAAAGCCTTCCTTCCAGGTTTCTTCCGGAGAAAGGCTTTCTAAGGAGAAAAAGAGGTTTTAAATAAAATTTTCTATGTGGTGTATTCCTGCCCAGGCGAGAGTATGACCACTTCGGCTTCCGGAACTTCTTTTTTGACCATATCGGCAAAAATACCGGCGTCCTGAACCAGAATGGGGAAAGTTTTATAGTGCATGGGAATAACCTTTTTAGCGCCTAAAAGCTTAACAGCCATAGTTGCCTGCTTCGGGTCCATCGTAAAGACTCCGCCGATGGGCAGCAGGGCCAGGTCCATCGGGTAAAGGTCACCGAGAGTGACCATGGAGGCGAAGACGCCTGTGTCACCCGCATGGTAAATCGTGCAGCCGTTTTCCAGCCTGATTATGTACCCCACCGGGCTGGCTGACTCGGACGAGTGGAAAGCTTGAGTCATGGTTACTGAAATACCGTCAACCTCCGCCGTGGCGCCAATGTTCATACCCATTCCATAGAAGATTACCTGCTGCTCAGGCACTCCGGCGGCCTTCAGCTTGCCTGCCGTCTCAACTGCCGCAATCAGCGTAGCGCCGGTCTTCTGGACGATCTGGACGGCGTTGGTTATGTGGTCGAAATGATCGTGGGTGACCAGCACCAGGTTCGCCGCGGTTATGTCGTTCACGCCGCAGGCAGCCGCAGGGTTTCCTTCCAGCCAGGGATCAATAATGATTATCTTGCCGCTGCCGGATGTAATTTTAAAGCAGGCATGTCCTAACCACTGAACTTTAGCCATGTATTAACATCTCCTTTTAGAATTAAAATTTGGTAATCTTGAATAATATTACTATAACAATAAAACCCCTCTTTCATCCTCCCTTCTAATCTTCTATTAAATAATTCTATTTATTTGGTAAAATTTCCTGCCGGTTAATATTTCGGGTTTCTTCGTATTTTACTTTTTTTTGCCAATATGCTAACCTATAATATATAAAAAAGGAAGAGCCCTGAAAAAGCTTACTTTGATATTTGCACTGCCGGAGGATTGGATGATGAATTTGGACGCTAAAAAAGTATTCTGTCAGAAAGAAATGGAAGTTGGCTGGGGGGATTGTGACGCAGCAGGGATTACTTACTATGCAAAGTACTTCGACTGGTTTTCCTACGGCCGGATCGAACTGTTTAAAAAAATAGGACTGCCCTACCTGGCCTGTTTTCACGAGCAGGGAATTTCACTGGTTACTGTGGAGGCTTTCTGCCTGTACAAGCAGTCTCTTAAGCCAGAGCAGGAAATAATTTTGGAAACCTGGCTATCCAGCTTAACCCGCGCCAGGATGGAGTTTAGGTACCGAGTGTTCAGAAAGGAGGACGGAATTCTGGCCGCTGAGGGTATGACCGCTCATGCTTATGTCGATGCCAAGATCAAACCCTTTGATCTTAAGAAAAGATATCCCACGCTCTGGGAAAAGCTCAGCCTTGCGGCGCTGAAAGATTAGCCCTGGGGTAAAGGCGCCGTTCATAAATCAATGAAAGGGGCCGGTTAAAGCAATGGCGGATCTCGATCAGCGAATTCGTTACTTGACTGATGAGTACCCGGAATGGACGCGCAGGACGATAGCCGGGCATTTTGACCATGCAGCAGAATTGTTTGCAGACAGAATTTTTATCTGCACTCCGGATCGGGAATACACTTACGCCGAAATACAGAAAAGTTCCCAACTGGTGGCCAAAGGGCTGCTCTTTCTTGGCCTAAGGCCCAGGGATCATGTGGCCATGCTGGTTGGGAATTATCCGGAATTTATTATTTTCAAACTTGCCCTGTCCAGGATTGGAGCGGTTGCAGTGCCTTTAAACATGCTGCTGACGGAAAGGGAGATTTCTTTTTTCCTTGAAGACTCCGATGCTGTCGCAATTATGTTTAACGACCGTCTGGGCAGGCAGGATTATATCAAAATTATGAGAGGTCTGTTCCCCGAAGCTCTTGAATCAGATGAAACAGTAAGTACTCCTCTCTTTTCCCGTTTTCCGAAGATTAGGAATTTAATCTGTTTTTCGCCTATAGGAGAAAGCTACCCGGGGTTTCTTAGCTTCAACAGTTTATACGACCTTGCCGCCCTCGTGCAGGATGAGGAATTGAGCAGGGCTCAGGAAGCTAACTGCTATCCCGACGATATCTTTGATATCATGTACACGTCCGGAACGACGGCGCTGCCCAAGGGGGCTATGCTCAGCCACGACATGTGTTTGCGCGGCGTGTACGCCACCTGTGTAACCAGGGCAACCAAGAACGGAACGCGTTTTTATTCCGCGCTGCCCTTTTACCATATTTTTGCCTGGAATTATGTGATTTTAGCAGCCAGTTTTGTGGGCGGAGCTGTGATTTCCCACCCGCAGTTCGTGATCAGCCAGGCGTTTGAACTAATGGAGAAGTACGGCGCCAATGAAATAATCTGCGTTCCGTCAATGCTGCTTCCCCTAGTTAATTATCCGGAAGTGGACAGATTTAATCTTGAACAGTTAACCTCTGTTCTCTGCGGCGCTACCCCGGCGCCCCTGCCCCTGTGGCGGAGAGCGAAGGAAGTCCTGCAGCTGGATAACCTGGCTACTGGCTACGGGTTAACCGAGGGCGGTGGTATGATTACCGTGAGTTACCCGGGTGAGTCGGAAAAATCGGTTGCCACACGCATAGGCCGGATGATGGCGCCCAACTGCAGCGGGCTGCCGGAGTTTGGCTGGCAAAATCATCAGCTCAAGGTAGTTGACCCGGTAAGTTTGAAGGAGCTTCCACGAGGTGTGGAGGGCGAGCTTGTCTGCCGGGGGAACGTGGTCATCAGGGGTTACTACAAACGGCCCGGGATAAATGCGGAAACAATAGATAAAGACGGCTGGCTGAGGACGGGCGACCTGGTCATCTGGCACGAAGACGGTTTTTTTCAGTTTACCGGCCGGAGTAAGGAAATTTACAAGACCCACGGTGAGAATGTTGTTCCAAAGGAAATTGAGGAAGTGCTCAGCACCTACCCGAAGGTCAACCAGGTTTACCTTGTTGGAATTCCATATCCCGTGGCGGGTGACGTGGGCGCCGCTTTTATAGAACTCAAACCTGGCGAAAAGGCCACCAGGAGGGAAATTATCAGCTACTGTAAGAAGAACATGGCAAAATTCAAAATACCGCGTTATGTGTTTTTTATTGAGGCCAGCGAACTTCCTTTTACGGCCGCCGGCAAGATAAAAAAATACAAGCTTGTCGAGTATGCCGGGAAACTTTTAAAGGAAAGAGATCAGGCCGATCCGGAATAAACTATAAAAAAACTATAAAAACAAAGCCAAAGGGGTGAATTGTCTTTGAAACAGAGAGTGGTAATTACAGGTATGGGGGCGGTTACACCAATTGGTATTGGTTTGGAAGAATACTGGGAAAACCTTAAAAACGGAAAATGCGGAGTTGGGATGATTACACGGTTTGACACATCCGGATTACCCTGCCGGATAGGCGCCGAAGTGAAGGACTTTATACCCGAGAACTTTATGCCCAAAAAGCTGGTGCGGGAAACGGAGACTTTTATGCGCTTTGGCCTCGCTTCTGTCAAAATGGCTCTTGAGCACAGCGGCCTTAACATGGAGAAAGAGGATTCTTTCCGTGTAGGAATAATTCTGGGTACGGCTTTCGGCGGTATTCCGGCCATAACTGAAGCGCAGGATAAGATCAGCAGGACGGGATCGGTCCGGATGAGCCCGCATTTCATACCCAGAATGCTTGGCAATATCGCCGCTACTCACGCCGCCATTACTTATGGTTTTAAAGGGCCGGCTCTTACTGTAAGCACAGCCTGCGCCTCCGGAGGGGATGCGGCGGGCCTAGCTTCCATGCTCCTTGGACAGGGCGAGGCTGATGTAATTATTGCGGTGGGCGCGGAATCCCTGTTCTGCGCGGTGGTAATGGGCGGCCTATATGCTGCGAGAGCGGTGTCAGTACACAACGATGAACCTGAAAAAGCCTGCCGGCCTTTTGACTTTAAACGTGATGGACTGGTTTTAGGTGAAGGAGCGGGAGCAGTTGTTATGGAAACGCTGGACCATGCTCTGCAAAGGGGCGCTTTCATACAGGCAGAGGTTTTAGGTTACGCAAACCTGGGTGAGGGTTACCACACCACTGCTCCTGCCCCGGACGGATTCGGGGAAATCCGCTGCATGCGGATGGCATTGGAGAAGGCTCAAGTAGCGCCCGAAGAAATAGATTATATTAATGCTCACGGAACCTCGACTCCTCTTGGAGACCGGGTTGAGACAATGTCCATCAAATCTGTTTTTGGTTCCCATGCGGGTATGATTCCTGTGAGTTCCTGCAAGGGCGCCACAGGGCATTTAGTGGGCGCGGGCGGAATTACCGAACTTATTGCCTGCGTCAAGGCAATCCGGGAAGGAATTGTCCCTCCTACGATAAACTACGAAGAACCGGATCCCGAATGCGATCTAGATTATGTCCCGAACCGGGCTAAAAAGGCCCCGGTAAGGACCGCCATGTCCAACTCGTTTGGCTTCGGCGGTCAAAATGCCTGTCTTATCGTAAGACAATTCTCCTCATAATGGTTCCTTTGAGCAGGAAAAAAATAAAAAATAATCGAATAATAAATTAATGATTACCTTTTTTAAAGAACAGTGTCTTTCATAGGAGGGGGTTCTTTATGGATTTTCAACCTACCGTCCAGCAGGATCTTTTACGTAAGGCTGTCAGACAATTTGCTGAAGATGAAATTGCTCCGTTAGTTAATGAAATGGAAATAACCGACAATACCCCGACTGATCTGGTCAGAAAAATGGGGGAGCAGGGCTTTATGGGTGTGACCATCCCTGTGGAGTATGGCGGTACGGGCATGGGCCATTTAGCCCGGATGATCATGGTTGAAGAGGTCGGACGGATCTCGGCGGGAATAGCTATGGCGCTGCAGGTTATGCAGATGGGCGCCGGTATGGTCATTGATTTGGGAAGCCTGGCACAGAAGGCCGAATATTCACCTTTACTGGCCCAGGGCAAAATACTGATTGCGCCGGCGATCACGGAGTCCAGCGGGGGGTCGGATCTGGAAGGGCTTTCCACACGTGCTGTAGACGAAGGCGACTATTACAGCCTCACCGGGCGTAAGGTCTTTATTACGAACTCCCATATTTCCGAGTTGGCGGTAATCGTAGCGAAAAATGAAGGAGGAGCTAAAAGGGACTTCAGCGCCTTTCTTATTAAAAACGGGACAGAAGGTTTCCGCCGCGGCAGGGTGGAAAGAAAGATCGGTTTTCACGGCTGCATTACAGGGGAACTGATTATGGAAAACTGCCGGATTCCCAAAGAAAACCTTTTTGGTGAAAAAGGCCGGGGGCTGGCAATTGCATTGGAGGGAATCAATAATTATGGAAGAATGGGCATGGTGGGTATCGCCCTTGGCTTAATGCAGGCTTCGCTGGAAGCTTCCGTTAAGTTCGCCCAGGAAAGGGTCCTTTACGGCAAACCGATCAGCAACCTCGCCCCGATCCAGTTTAAGATTGCCGAAATATACGCCGACCTTGAAGCCAGCCGTTTCCTGGCTTATAATGCAGCCTGGCTGATTGATCATAAGAAAAAATCTGATACCCAGGTGTCCAGCGCAAAGTTTTTTTCTACAGAGGCTGCCCTTCAGTGCACGCGCAAGGCGATGGATATTTACGGGGCATACGGCTGCATGAAAGATTATCCGTTGGAGAGATACTGCCGGGATGCCCAGTTGCTTGTCCCCGCCGACGGCACAAATGATATCATGAGGGTAATTGCCGGGCGGAACCTGGCGATGAAGAAATAAATTATAAAAACTTAAAAATGCTTAGAGGGTGGGGAGATTAGGTGCAGGTTGCGGTCTGTGTCAAGATGGTTCCGGTTCCGGAACAGTGGTCACAAATAACTTTCCGTGAAGACGGAAGCCTTCAACGCGAGGGTATTGAACTGATTATCAACCCTGTGGACAGAAATGCTCTGGAAGAAGCCTTGAAAATAAGACAGGACCAGGGAGGTACTGTAGCAGTTTTTTCGATGGGACCCACGTCCTGCCTTGAACACCTGAGGGAGGCCCTGGCCATGGGAGCAGACAGGGCTTTTTTATTGAGCGGCCGGAATTTTGCCGGCGCAGATACACTGGCCACTTCAAAGGTGCTGGCTGCGGGGATTAGAAAAGAAATGCCTGACTTTGATCTGGTTGTTTGCGGTTCCGCAAGTATAGACAGCGGAACTGCCCAGGTCGGTCCCCAACTGGCGGCCCATCTTGGAGCCGCTCACCTCACAGAAGCTTTTTCGATCAGTGCCGTGGAGCAAAATTATTTTCAAGTCAAGACGGCTGCAAGTCATGGTCATTACGTAACCAGTCTTAAATCCCCTGTAGTAATCTCGGTTACCCAACAGATTAACAAGCCGCGCATCCCCACTTTATTCAATATTATGGCTTCATGCAGCAAGGAGATTATTATTTTATCATCGGCAGAACTAAGCCTTTCGAAATCGGAAAGCGGGCTGGAAGGTTCGCCGACTAAAGTGCAGGAATTATTTTTCCCCCCTGCCAAACGGCTGGCCAGGATATTGGAGGGTTCCATAGAAGACAGGGTTGAAGAACTGTTTAAACAACCGGGAGTGGCAGGTGTGTTTAAATGATTGGTGATATTGAAGGAAAAGAAAGTCTCTGGGTTTTTATTGAGCAATATAAAGGCGCCCCCAAACAGGTCAGCCTGGAACTGATTGCTAAAGCCCGTATGCTTGCCGATAAGTTCAGCCTTCGTGTCGCCGCTCTGTTAATCGGGGACAATGTAAGCACTGCTTCTTCTGTATTGATCAGCGCCGGCGCAGACACCGTATTCCTTCTGGAACATCCTCTTTTAGGGCGATACAGGAGCGACTTTTACGCGCCTGTTATTTTAGACCTGATCAGGAAAGGAAAACCCGGGGTGGTAATTTTCGGAGCGACTCCTATAGGCCGGGATCTTGCTCCTGCGGTGGCGGCTCTGGCGGGAACGGGGTGTACGGCTGATTGTGTAGATCTTGAACTTACCGAAAACGGCGCCCTGCTTCAGACGGTCCCTGCGTTTGGCGGCCGTATGATGGCTGTAATCGTTACTCCCGAGCAGAGGCCGCAAATTGCTACTGTGCGCCCCGGGGTTTTTCAGCAGGCCTGGTTTCCGGAGCACGACGGCAGGGTGGTCAGTATCTTGCCCGAATTGCCGCCGGCGAAGTTTGACCTGGTCGAGTTTGTTGAGGAAAGTATTCAGCCTTCGCTTTTGACTTCCGCACGCGTTGTCGTCGCCGGCGGGGCTGGTGTTGACTCCCGTGAAGGATGGGAACTGCTGCGCGAATTGACAGGAGTCTTGCAGGCAGCGTTGGGCGGAAGCCGTCCGGCGCTGGACAACGGCTGGATTGAGGAAAGCCAGATGATCGGGCACAGCGGCTCCACTATCCGTCCCGATCTCTATATCGCCGTCGGTATTTCAGGAGATGTTTTGCACATGGTAGGCGTGCAGGATGCCAAAGTAATCGTTGCCGTAAACAGCGATTCCAGAGCGCCTGTATTCAGCCGTTCGGACTATGGAATTGTTGGAGACTACCGTGAGGTAGTACCTGTACTTATTAACACATTGAAAAAGAAACAACGTTTCTAATATTAGACATTCATGCAGAAAGTTCATCAGCAAGGGAGGCCAAAGTCTTAAGTGCGATTTTGAGCCTTAATTCAAAGAACGAGAGAACCCGGGGATAAGCGAGGTTACTGTTTGAGACGCATAGCGCCGGGTTAAAACCTTAGCCCGAGGGTGAACGAGTTCGTACAAGCATAAGAGGCGATTATTAAGCACGTAGACAGTTGACCTCCCTAATGTAAACTAATTTTCAGAGTAGGATAGTTGGTTGATCTACGAAAGAGGGGAAGACATAAAGTTGGATTTTAGTCTTAATACGCAGCAGGAGATGCTCAAAAAAACCGTCCGGCAATTTGCGGAAGAAGAGATTGCTCCGCTGATTGACGAAATGGAGCTAAACGATCAGACGCCCCCGGAACTGGTCAGGAAAATGGGAGAGCAGGGATTCTTTGGAGTTACTGTACCCCTTGAATACGGGGGTACGGGAATGGGTCACGTCGCCCGGGTGATTATGCTGGAAGAGATTGCCCGGATTTCCGCGGCAATAGCAATGTCCCTGCAGGTGCTGCAGATTGGCGTCGGTATGATGATGGAGATGGGAACCAGCGAACAAAAGAATAGGTATTTCCCGGCTCTTGCCCAGGGTAAAATCTTAATAACTCCGGCATTTACGGAATCAAGCGGGGGATCGGACCTGGAAGGCATGTCCACAAAGGTTTCCGATAAGGGTGAATACTATAGTATAGATGGGCGTAAAGTATTTATTACCAACTCTCATATTGCGGATGTCGTAATCATTGTAGCAAAGCATGAGGAAACAAAAAAGTTCGGAGCTTTTCTGGTTGAGAAGGGAGAGAAAGGTTTCCGTCCGGGTCGGGTTGAGAAAAAAATCGGATTATTTGGTTGTTACAATGGTGAAATAATTTTAGATAACTGCCAGGCGCCGAAACAAAATCTGTTTGGCGAAAAAGGCAGGGGATTGGCTGTAGCCCTAAGAGGAATAAGCAATTACGGCAGGACCGGTATGGCAGGTTCCGCACTGGGCTTGATGCAGGCTTCCCTGGAGGCTGCCATAAAATTTGCGCAGGAAAGAACACTTTATGGGAAGGCGATCAGCAATCTTGCTCCAATCCAGTTTAAGATCGCTGAAATATACGCTGAACTGGAAGCAAGCAGGCTGATGGCGTATTATACCGCCTGGCTTATCGAGCAGGGCAGTAAAATGTCGGATACCCAGGCCGCGGCAACCAAATTTTTTACCACTGAAGCTTCCCTGCGCTGTACACGCAGGACTATGGACATTTACGGGGCCTACGGATGTATAAAAGACTACCCCATAGAGAGATATTACAGGGATGCCCAGCTTTTAATATCCGCTGACGGTACAAGCGATATAAAAAGGATCATAGTTGGCCGCAACTTAACTTCGAAAAAAAGTTAAACAGGGAAAGAAGGGATTAAGATTACAGATAAACTGAAGTTTTCAAAAAGACCCAAGGTCAACGATCCCTATATGATTGCCGCCTGGCCTGGGATTGGCAACATCGGTTTGATTGCGGTGAATTACTTAAAAAATAAGCTGGAAGCCGAAGAAATCGGTGAAATTGAATCCTGGCGCCATTTCTATCCGAAAGAAATTCTGGTTAGAGACGGTATTGTCCAGGGAATGGATTTTCCAGCAAACAAGTTTTACCATAAAAAAGCAGGACGGGAACTGATTTTTTTCCTGGGCGAATCCCAACCTTCCGGTGAAGATGAGATATACGAGATAGCCAACCTGGTAATTGACGCGGCAGAGGAATTCGGTTGTAAAATGCTTTATACTGCGGGAGCGGCGGTTGCGCCGGTCCATCATACCTCGACGCCCAGGGTTTGGGCCATTCCTAATAAAGAGGAACTCATTGAACAAGCCAGGAGTTATCCGAACACAATCGCGATGAGTGATATCGGAGGGCGGGAAGGAAGGGGGAATATTACCGGGCTTAATGGCGTATTAATCGGCGTGGCGAAGAGAAGAAACCTGGACGGCATCTGCCTGCTTGGTGAAATCCCTATTTATATAGCTCATTTCCCCGGGCACATAATTTTATATCCGAAAGCCTCAAAATCAATTCTTGATGTTTTATCCTTTAGTTTGAAGGTTGAATTTGACCGGACAAATATTGATCTATATTCAAAAAATGTGGAAAAAGAGATAGATCATCTTTATAATGAACTGTCTCTGCCCATCCGGAGTGAGCTGGATAAATTAAAATATGTAAATTACATCAAGCGGGCTGATCCCGGCCCGATAACCGAGGACGAAACGGAAAAAATCATCAAGGAAGTGGAAGATTTTTTCAGGGAGGGGGGAAAACATGGTTAAAGTGAAAGCATTCCCCAAACACAAAGCGCCTGT
This genomic interval carries:
- a CDS encoding spore germination protein — protein: MFRIRWKSRSSKKGNPKNTAQQSTGGLSNLGRNSAQNLAHQEPLPEISSSVMQPDWLNLSLTGSLQKDIPSLKAVFKNCDDVIFHEFNLGQNREIRLALICVDALSSSERLSREILIPLKTKFGEPAAGDKITIEQAFEYIKNSGAAVTETEETAQVETIVDHLLSGEAVLLVEGSSKALILDTRGYKTRDITDSPWDRSVRGSRESFVEDLFTNTSLLRRRIKNPALKVETSKIGRVNRTDLAVAYIEGIVDPDIVDEVKKRLSRIDIDGALEGGQIEEFIEDSPYSPFPTVFHSDRVDKVAAKLMEGRVAIILDGTPSIMTVPALFIEYFQNTEDYYQRYIFSSVVRILRLFNFFLSISGSALYIALSTYHPELIPTSLLLSFTAQREAVPFPLFVEVFLMEVTFEILREAGLRMPQPLGQTVSIVGAVVLGEASVRAGIVSAATVIIIAIAAIASFSFLYSSTIIFRLIRFPMFISASILGLPGLVIMILLMIFHLTSLRSFGVPYLYPVAPLSVNAQQDTIIRVPWWAMRKRPYLLTGNLQREAPGQKPQPPSSPPSREES
- a CDS encoding metal-dependent hydrolase, which codes for MAKVQWLGHACFKITSGSGKIIIIDPWLEGNPAAACGVNDITAANLVLVTHDHFDHITNAVQIVQKTGATLIAAVETAGKLKAAGVPEQQVIFYGMGMNIGATAEVDGISVTMTQAFHSSESASPVGYIIRLENGCTIYHAGDTGVFASMVTLGDLYPMDLALLPIGGVFTMDPKQATMAVKLLGAKKVIPMHYKTFPILVQDAGIFADMVKKEVPEAEVVILSPGQEYTT
- the fabF gene encoding beta-ketoacyl-[acyl-carrier-protein] synthase II, producing the protein MKQRVVITGMGAVTPIGIGLEEYWENLKNGKCGVGMITRFDTSGLPCRIGAEVKDFIPENFMPKKLVRETETFMRFGLASVKMALEHSGLNMEKEDSFRVGIILGTAFGGIPAITEAQDKISRTGSVRMSPHFIPRMLGNIAATHAAITYGFKGPALTVSTACASGGDAAGLASMLLGQGEADVIIAVGAESLFCAVVMGGLYAARAVSVHNDEPEKACRPFDFKRDGLVLGEGAGAVVMETLDHALQRGAFIQAEVLGYANLGEGYHTTAPAPDGFGEIRCMRMALEKAQVAPEEIDYINAHGTSTPLGDRVETMSIKSVFGSHAGMIPVSSCKGATGHLVGAGGITELIACVKAIREGIVPPTINYEEPDPECDLDYVPNRAKKAPVRTAMSNSFGFGGQNACLIVRQFSS
- a CDS encoding 4-hydroxybenzoyl-CoA thioesterase codes for the protein MMNLDAKKVFCQKEMEVGWGDCDAAGITYYAKYFDWFSYGRIELFKKIGLPYLACFHEQGISLVTVEAFCLYKQSLKPEQEIILETWLSSLTRARMEFRYRVFRKEDGILAAEGMTAHAYVDAKIKPFDLKKRYPTLWEKLSLAALKD
- a CDS encoding AMP-dependent synthetase, which gives rise to MADLDQRIRYLTDEYPEWTRRTIAGHFDHAAELFADRIFICTPDREYTYAEIQKSSQLVAKGLLFLGLRPRDHVAMLVGNYPEFIIFKLALSRIGAVAVPLNMLLTEREISFFLEDSDAVAIMFNDRLGRQDYIKIMRGLFPEALESDETVSTPLFSRFPKIRNLICFSPIGESYPGFLSFNSLYDLAALVQDEELSRAQEANCYPDDIFDIMYTSGTTALPKGAMLSHDMCLRGVYATCVTRATKNGTRFYSALPFYHIFAWNYVILAASFVGGAVISHPQFVISQAFELMEKYGANEIICVPSMLLPLVNYPEVDRFNLEQLTSVLCGATPAPLPLWRRAKEVLQLDNLATGYGLTEGGGMITVSYPGESEKSVATRIGRMMAPNCSGLPEFGWQNHQLKVVDPVSLKELPRGVEGELVCRGNVVIRGYYKRPGINAETIDKDGWLRTGDLVIWHEDGFFQFTGRSKEIYKTHGENVVPKEIEEVLSTYPKVNQVYLVGIPYPVAGDVGAAFIELKPGEKATRREIISYCKKNMAKFKIPRYVFFIEASELPFTAAGKIKKYKLVEYAGKLLKERDQADPE